The following DNA comes from Actinomycetota bacterium.
TACGGCAAGGATGACGTGGTCATCGTCAATCTGAGCGGCCGCGGCGACAAGGACGTACATCAGGCCGCCCGGGCGCTGGGGATCATGGAATGAGCCGCTCGAGCGAAAATTTTCAGGGAGCGGTGCTGTGAGCCGGCTCGAGGACGTCTTCGCCGCCAGCAGCAAGAAGGCGCTGCTGATGCCTTACACCACCGGCGGCTATCCCAGCATGCACGAGTGCCGGCATGTCATGGAATCCTTCATTGCCGGCGGCGCCGACATGATCGAGCTGGGCGTGCCCTTCTCGGATCCGCTGGCCGACGGCCCGGTGGTGCAGGCTTCCTCCCAGGTAGCCCTGGAGCAGGGGATCACTCCCGACGACGTGCTGACGCTGGCGTCTGAATTCAGCGCCCGGGTGCCGATCGTGCTGATGGTCTACTATAACTGCGTCTTCTCGTACGGCCAGGACAGGTTCGTCGAGGCGGCGGCCGCCGCCGGGGTCAACGGCCTGATCGTGCCCGATCTTCCGGTTGACGAAGCATCCGGGTTCATGGCTTCCTGCCGGGGGCGCGGCATCGATCCGATTCTCCTGGTGGCGCCGACCAGTCCCGACGAGCGTATTGACCTGATTGCCGAGAATGCGTCGGGTTTCATCTACTGCGTTTCGGTGACCGGCGTGACCGGGGCAAGGACGTCACTTTCGGATCAGTTGCCCGCCTTCCTGGAACGGGTCCGCGCGCGCACGCGGGTGCCGCTCGCGGTCGGCTTCGGCGTCTCGACTCCC
Coding sequences within:
- the trpA gene encoding tryptophan synthase subunit alpha, which translates into the protein MSRLEDVFAASSKKALLMPYTTGGYPSMHECRHVMESFIAGGADMIELGVPFSDPLADGPVVQASSQVALEQGITPDDVLTLASEFSARVPIVLMVYYNCVFSYGQDRFVEAAAAAGVNGLIVPDLPVDEASGFMASCRGRGIDPILLVAPTSPDERIDLIAENASGFIYCVSVTGVTGARTSLSDQLPAFLERVRARTRVPLAVGFGVSTPEHAAEVARHADGVIIGSRLISLVSDAQDIDIAGRAVEQFLKEVNEVLK